The Bacteroidales bacterium WCE2008 genome includes a region encoding these proteins:
- a CDS encoding WYL domain-containing protein, with product MVSELLNKYIWLVQTVLNAGERGLDLGEVQSRWESRWGEYYSRRSFCNHREAIAEVFGIEIECNRSTNRYFIRYGEDVSDTRADAAWLINTFTVNSLLTLGQERLSGRVSVQNIPSGQRWLTVIMEAMTEDRILELEYRKYQSHESETLHVSPYAVKEFERRWYLAGWCREREGLRVYGLDRIVGLKVSAEGFRMPARFDVDELFSKSYGIYLPGDRPAEKIVFRATERESAFLEDLPLHHSQKRMGTELATEEYPVVFGMEAVPNVDMVMDFCRLGSRVEVLEPEWLRTEIAAEIEKALKLYK from the coding sequence ATGGTTTCGGAACTTCTCAATAAGTATATATGGCTTGTCCAGACTGTCCTCAATGCCGGGGAAAGAGGTCTGGATCTGGGAGAAGTACAGTCGCGCTGGGAGTCCCGCTGGGGAGAGTATTACTCCAGGCGGTCTTTCTGCAACCATCGGGAGGCCATCGCCGAGGTCTTCGGGATAGAAATAGAGTGCAACAGGAGCACCAACCGGTATTTCATCCGCTACGGCGAGGATGTCTCCGACACCAGGGCCGACGCCGCCTGGCTGATAAATACTTTTACCGTCAACAGTCTGCTGACTCTCGGCCAGGAGAGGCTTTCCGGCAGGGTCTCGGTCCAGAACATACCGTCGGGACAGAGATGGCTCACCGTCATCATGGAGGCCATGACCGAAGACAGGATACTGGAACTCGAATACCGGAAGTACCAGAGCCATGAGTCCGAGACCCTGCATGTAAGTCCGTATGCGGTCAAGGAGTTCGAGAGACGGTGGTATCTGGCGGGATGGTGCCGGGAGAGAGAAGGGCTGCGAGTCTATGGTCTCGACCGTATAGTCGGGCTGAAGGTGTCGGCTGAGGGATTCAGGATGCCGGCGCGGTTCGATGTCGACGAACTGTTCTCGAAGAGTTACGGAATCTATCTTCCGGGAGACAGGCCGGCGGAGAAAATAGTTTTCCGGGCTACGGAGAGAGAGTCTGCTTTCCTGGAGGATCTGCCGCTGCACCATAGCCAGAAGCGGATGGGAACGGAGTTGGCGACAGAGGAGTATCCGGTCGTCTTCGGGATGGAGGCAGTGCCGAACGTTGACATGGTCATGGATTTCTGCCGGCTGGGAAGCAGAGTGGAAGTGCTGGAGCCCGAGTGGCTGAGGACGGAAATAGCGGCGGAGATCGAAAAAGCTTTGAAATTATATAAATAA
- a CDS encoding Dipeptidyl aminopeptidase/acylaminoacyl peptidase encodes MNKIGYMAASAALMFGIMGCNVQKEEAGAGYIGPSDIKVEDGRMTPEVMLSLGRLSDPQLSPDGEKILYGVSYTSIAENRSCRNLFTCNLDGTGKNQLTTDGKSINAAKWAKDGHSIYFLQGGQLYNAVYAEGKLGERTKLSDVAEGISDYALSPDNSQVYYVSTVPSAVKSPKDSDPGLDKAQAYVTEDLMYRHWDHWVTELPHTFVAVLGNGTITKDNSIDILGGPDVLYELPLEPYGGAEQLCWSPDGRYIAYSCKKLTGKQYAFSTNTDIFIYCILTGETTRVTNGGGYDTDPVWSPDGSRLAWISMERDGYEADKTRLMVADLEYEAEGEGQTGNPAVKAIRDLTADFNYNAAGAVWTSDGKSVYFNSLVEGLQGIFMVDAESAEIERLTPPDAWFDFNSPFGVLEDGTLLASYCSMDFPNELVAVKDMKITAITDENGHILGQLKGHKTEKRYVKTVDGKDMLTWVLFPPEFDAAKQYPAIEIFLGGPQGTLSQGWSYRWNYNLMCNQGYIVVLPNRRGTTAFGQEWCEQISGDYIGLNMQDYIAAGKMIKAEPYVGKLAGCGASYGGFSVYYMAGIHENLYDCFIAHAGIFDETYMYYETEEMWFPNFDNGGLSEYSYTEGQMGPAGDGVTFGGMQQAGSPWSSAAKARRHYSNSPALNVTKWHTPILCIHGMMDYRIPYDQGMAAFNAAQMMGVPSKLIVFPEENHWILQPQNALFWHRSYFEWLDRWCKE; translated from the coding sequence ATGAATAAAATCGGTTATATGGCAGCATCGGCTGCTTTAATGTTTGGAATCATGGGTTGTAACGTACAGAAAGAAGAGGCCGGGGCCGGATATATCGGACCTTCGGATATCAAGGTAGAGGACGGAAGGATGACTCCGGAGGTCATGCTCTCGCTGGGCAGGCTGTCGGATCCTCAGCTCTCTCCTGACGGGGAAAAGATTCTCTATGGGGTAAGCTATACTTCTATCGCGGAGAACCGCAGCTGCAGGAATCTGTTCACATGCAACCTTGACGGCACGGGAAAGAATCAGCTTACAACGGACGGCAAGAGCATAAATGCCGCAAAATGGGCTAAGGACGGCCATTCGATTTATTTTCTCCAGGGCGGCCAGCTCTACAATGCCGTATATGCCGAGGGCAAGCTCGGCGAGAGGACAAAGCTTTCCGACGTCGCCGAGGGTATCAGCGATTATGCCCTCTCCCCTGACAATTCGCAGGTTTATTATGTAAGCACGGTGCCTTCTGCGGTGAAGTCTCCTAAGGATTCGGATCCGGGACTCGACAAGGCCCAGGCTTATGTCACCGAGGACCTTATGTACCGCCACTGGGACCACTGGGTTACCGAATTGCCTCATACTTTTGTGGCAGTTTTGGGCAACGGTACGATCACCAAGGATAATTCAATCGACATCCTTGGCGGTCCGGACGTCCTCTATGAGCTTCCTCTGGAGCCGTACGGCGGTGCGGAACAGCTCTGCTGGAGCCCTGACGGCCGATACATCGCCTATTCGTGCAAGAAGCTTACCGGCAAGCAGTATGCTTTCTCCACTAATACAGACATCTTTATCTACTGCATCCTTACAGGAGAGACGACTCGCGTGACCAACGGCGGAGGATACGATACCGATCCGGTCTGGAGCCCTGACGGCAGCCGTCTTGCCTGGATAAGCATGGAGCGCGACGGATATGAGGCCGACAAGACAAGGCTCATGGTAGCGGATCTCGAATATGAGGCTGAGGGCGAAGGCCAGACCGGCAATCCTGCAGTCAAGGCCATACGCGACCTCACCGCCGACTTCAACTACAACGCCGCCGGCGCCGTATGGACATCTGACGGAAAATCTGTATATTTCAACTCTCTCGTAGAGGGTCTCCAGGGTATCTTCATGGTTGACGCCGAGTCTGCCGAGATCGAGAGGCTCACTCCTCCGGACGCTTGGTTCGACTTCAACTCTCCGTTCGGAGTTCTCGAGGACGGCACACTGCTGGCTTCATACTGCAGCATGGACTTCCCTAACGAACTCGTCGCTGTAAAGGACATGAAAATCACTGCCATAACTGACGAGAACGGCCACATACTCGGCCAGCTTAAGGGACATAAGACCGAAAAGAGGTATGTCAAGACCGTGGACGGCAAGGACATGCTCACATGGGTACTCTTCCCTCCTGAGTTCGACGCCGCAAAGCAGTATCCGGCTATCGAGATCTTCCTCGGCGGCCCTCAGGGCACTCTCAGCCAGGGATGGTCATATCGCTGGAACTACAACCTGATGTGCAACCAGGGCTATATCGTGGTTCTTCCTAACCGTCGCGGAACCACCGCATTCGGCCAGGAATGGTGCGAGCAGATCTCCGGAGACTATATCGGCCTCAACATGCAGGACTATATCGCAGCCGGAAAAATGATTAAGGCTGAGCCATACGTCGGCAAGCTCGCCGGCTGCGGAGCATCCTACGGCGGCTTCTCTGTCTATTATATGGCAGGTATCCATGAGAATCTGTATGACTGCTTCATAGCCCACGCCGGAATCTTCGACGAGACCTACATGTACTACGAGACCGAGGAGATGTGGTTCCCTAACTTCGACAACGGCGGTCTTTCCGAGTATTCATACACCGAAGGCCAGATGGGCCCTGCCGGAGACGGAGTGACCTTCGGAGGCATGCAGCAGGCCGGCTCTCCATGGAGCTCCGCCGCCAAGGCTCGCAGGCATTACTCCAACTCCCCTGCCCTCAATGTGACCAAGTGGCATACCCCGATTCTCTGCATCCATGGCATGATGGATTACCGTATCCCTTACGACCAGGGCATGGCAGCGTTCAACGCCGCCCAGATGATGGGAGTTCCTTCGAAGCTGATCGTGTTCCCGGAGGAGAACCACTGGATACTCCAGCCTCAGAACGCGCTCTTCTGGCATCGCAGCTACTTCGAGTGGCTCGACCGCTGGTGCAAAGAATAA
- a CDS encoding ATP-dependent DNA helicase RecG, producing MDKYLDSDIQFLPGVGPKRAALLKRELEIATIGDLIRFYPFRYIDRSTIQPISSIVSESAYVQIQAEVKSSDFKGKRLSVYVSDSTGDMELVFFKGVKYIAEKLIPGKTFVFFGKPTIFNGRINMVHPEIDSPAQEGAAVPGASMVMTGVYTSTERLKTAGITGKVMNKLMATALHLAMPEIEETLPDYIIKEKGLVGIQYAIKNIHFPTDAYALKKAEYRLKFEELFFLQLSLLKQKFIRSRNEHGIVMPKVGEAFNKCYDALPYELTGAQKRVIKEIRSDMMSGRQMNRLLQGDVGSGKTMVAVLSALIAVGNGYQACIMAPTEVLAQQHFANISKYLAPTGVQVALLTGSTKASSRKEIHAGLQDGSIGIIVGTHALIEDTVVFRSLGLAIVDEQHRFGVEQRARLWQKSSVGVPPHVLVMTATPIPRTLAMTLYGDLDVSVIDEMPPGRKPVQTMQITEAKRPALWRFMKDQIALGRQVFVVYPLIFESEKVDYENLENGYERIVSAFPFPPYKPAIVHGQQSNEEKNFNMSAFAAGRAQILVSTTVIEVGVDVPNATVMVIESAERFGLSQLHQLRGRVGRGSDKSYCILVKGQKVSKESQKRLDLLCETEDGFVLAEEDMKMRGPGDLEGTQQSGLPINLKIASLAKDGNLLSDARNYAMQVLERDPALESVANIALVRELRKGKYNINDYSKIS from the coding sequence ATGGATAAATACCTCGATTCAGATATCCAGTTCCTGCCGGGAGTGGGGCCGAAAAGAGCCGCACTGCTCAAGCGCGAACTGGAAATCGCGACAATCGGGGATCTGATCCGTTTCTATCCGTTCAGATATATCGACCGCAGCACTATCCAGCCTATCAGTTCGATAGTCTCTGAAAGCGCGTATGTGCAGATCCAGGCTGAGGTCAAATCCAGCGATTTCAAGGGGAAACGCCTCAGCGTCTATGTCAGCGACAGTACCGGAGACATGGAACTGGTATTCTTCAAAGGGGTCAAGTATATCGCCGAGAAACTGATTCCCGGGAAGACTTTCGTTTTCTTCGGAAAGCCCACGATCTTCAACGGGCGTATCAACATGGTCCATCCCGAGATCGACAGTCCGGCCCAGGAAGGAGCCGCCGTCCCGGGAGCGTCCATGGTCATGACAGGAGTATATACGTCGACCGAAAGGCTGAAGACCGCCGGGATCACCGGAAAGGTGATGAACAAGCTCATGGCGACGGCCCTGCATCTGGCGATGCCGGAAATAGAGGAGACTCTGCCGGATTACATAATCAAGGAAAAAGGACTGGTCGGAATCCAGTATGCCATAAAGAATATCCACTTCCCTACCGACGCATACGCCCTAAAGAAGGCAGAATATAGGCTGAAATTCGAGGAGCTTTTCTTCCTTCAGCTTTCTCTGCTGAAGCAGAAATTCATCCGCAGCCGCAACGAGCACGGAATAGTCATGCCGAAGGTCGGAGAGGCCTTCAACAAATGCTACGACGCCCTTCCGTATGAGCTTACAGGAGCCCAGAAAAGGGTTATCAAAGAGATACGCTCCGACATGATGAGCGGCCGGCAGATGAACCGTCTGCTCCAGGGAGACGTCGGATCCGGCAAGACCATGGTCGCCGTACTCTCGGCGCTGATTGCAGTCGGCAACGGATATCAGGCCTGCATCATGGCCCCGACAGAAGTACTCGCGCAGCAGCATTTCGCCAACATCTCGAAATATCTCGCCCCTACAGGGGTGCAGGTGGCGCTGCTGACCGGCAGCACGAAGGCCTCCTCCAGGAAGGAAATCCATGCCGGTCTGCAGGACGGCAGCATCGGAATCATCGTCGGGACTCATGCCCTCATCGAGGATACGGTCGTCTTCCGGAGTCTCGGACTGGCGATAGTGGATGAGCAGCATCGTTTCGGCGTCGAGCAGAGAGCCCGGCTCTGGCAGAAATCCAGCGTCGGTGTGCCTCCTCATGTTCTCGTAATGACGGCGACCCCGATTCCGAGGACTCTGGCCATGACCCTGTACGGAGATCTTGACGTTTCGGTCATCGACGAGATGCCTCCGGGACGAAAGCCGGTCCAGACCATGCAGATCACCGAGGCCAAGAGACCGGCCCTGTGGCGGTTCATGAAGGACCAGATTGCGTTGGGAAGGCAGGTATTCGTCGTCTATCCGCTGATTTTCGAGAGTGAGAAAGTGGATTACGAGAATCTGGAGAACGGATACGAGAGGATTGTAAGCGCTTTCCCTTTCCCGCCGTACAAACCTGCGATCGTGCACGGGCAGCAGTCCAATGAAGAGAAGAATTTCAACATGTCCGCTTTTGCGGCGGGCAGAGCGCAGATACTTGTGTCGACCACCGTCATCGAGGTCGGAGTCGACGTGCCTAATGCTACTGTGATGGTCATCGAGAGCGCGGAACGGTTCGGCCTCAGCCAGCTGCACCAGCTGAGAGGCCGCGTCGGCAGAGGCAGCGACAAGTCCTACTGTATCCTCGTAAAGGGCCAGAAGGTAAGCAAGGAGTCGCAGAAGAGACTGGATCTGCTCTGCGAGACCGAAGACGGTTTCGTGCTGGCTGAGGAGGACATGAAGATGAGAGGACCGGGAGACCTGGAGGGCACGCAGCAGAGCGGTCTTCCTATCAACCTGAAGATAGCATCTCTTGCAAAGGACGGCAATTTGCTTTCAGATGCCAGGAATTATGCGATGCAGGTACTCGAGAGGGATCCGGCGCTGGAGTCGGTCGCAAATATCGCTCTCGTGCGGGAGCTTCGCAAAGGAAAATACAATATCAACGATTACAGTAAGATAAGCTGA